The following proteins are encoded in a genomic region of Roseinatronobacter sp. S2:
- a CDS encoding MotE family protein, which produces MKRPVTRNPAHKRGASSALMVLTGLFFFAGLSRLGLGVAEVIAAENTPPPVEATTTQEAASPDPGDLFQSLRAREARLQQMEERLDQRAEDLRQAESDIRQQLEQLALAEERLLQTLALTESAAEDDVARLTAVYEHMKPQQAADLFGQMDVQFAAGFFARLRPDFAGAVMAALDPMTAYAISAVLAGRNANAPQN; this is translated from the coding sequence ATGAAAAGACCGGTCACACGCAATCCAGCCCACAAACGCGGTGCATCTTCTGCACTTATGGTGTTGACGGGGCTGTTCTTTTTCGCGGGCCTGTCCCGTCTTGGCCTTGGTGTCGCGGAAGTTATCGCCGCAGAAAATACTCCGCCGCCAGTCGAGGCCACCACCACGCAGGAGGCCGCGTCACCCGATCCGGGCGATCTTTTCCAAAGCCTGCGCGCGAGAGAGGCACGCTTGCAGCAAATGGAAGAGCGCCTTGATCAGCGCGCCGAAGACCTGCGGCAAGCGGAATCGGATATTCGTCAGCAACTGGAACAACTCGCACTGGCAGAGGAACGCCTGTTGCAAACGCTGGCCCTGACCGAATCGGCCGCAGAGGATGATGTCGCGCGCCTGACAGCCGTTTATGAACACATGAAACCACAGCAGGCCGCAGATCTTTTCGGGCAGATGGACGTCCAGTTTGCCGCCGGGTTCTTCGCCCGCCTTAGGCCGGATTTTGCCGGCGCCGTCATGGCCGCACTCGATCCTATGACTGCCTACGCAATCAGTGCCGTACTTGCCGGACGCAACGCGAATGCGCCACAGAACTGA
- a CDS encoding methyltransferase domain-containing protein, with the protein MTTWMHEERLKAAFGVVANSGARSVLDLGCGDGDLFVRLAAHPEITRLVGVDICTASLARLQNRLSKLPQTVASTELRAGSMTEAHPALAGFDCAVLIETIEHIDPSNLSQLERAVFGQMRPRMVVVTTPNAEFNVLLGVPAHRFRHPDHRFEWPRARFCKWGDRVGAAFGYDVSYRDIAGCHPDLGGASQMAVFTARP; encoded by the coding sequence GTGACCACATGGATGCATGAGGAACGGCTGAAAGCGGCCTTTGGTGTGGTCGCAAATTCGGGCGCGCGCAGTGTGCTTGATCTGGGATGCGGGGACGGTGATCTGTTTGTGCGGCTGGCCGCACATCCGGAAATCACACGGCTGGTGGGCGTTGATATTTGCACCGCATCACTTGCGCGATTGCAAAACCGGCTGTCGAAACTGCCGCAAACGGTGGCCAGCACCGAATTGCGCGCGGGGTCCATGACCGAAGCGCACCCTGCGCTGGCCGGATTTGATTGCGCGGTCTTGATCGAGACGATTGAACATATCGACCCGTCCAACCTGTCGCAGCTGGAACGCGCCGTATTCGGGCAGATGCGGCCGCGCATGGTGGTTGTGACAACCCCGAATGCGGAATTCAACGTGCTTCTGGGGGTGCCTGCGCACCGGTTTCGCCACCCCGACCACCGTTTTGAATGGCCGCGCGCGCGGTTTTGTAAATGGGGCGACCGTGTGGGTGCGGCGTTTGGGTATGATGTCAGCTATCGCGACATTGCGGGCTGTCATCCGGACCTTGGGGGTGCCAGTCAGATGGCGGTGTTTACCGCCCGACCATAA
- the fliP gene encoding flagellar type III secretion system pore protein FliP (The bacterial flagellar biogenesis protein FliP forms a type III secretion system (T3SS)-type pore required for flagellar assembly.), producing the protein MLFRFFIVTAIIAAGLALSGTSAFAQEVTFSFGDDGSLAVRSVQLIVVLTLLSLVPGILVMVTCFPFIVTVLAILRQALGLMQSPPNMLIVSLALFLTYFVMEPVFVAAWQGGIVPLNDGDIGLEDAFLRVADPFRQFMAARVDGATYDSLASLRPAAAVDLSADAPLSVLVPAFMLSEVARAFQIGFLIFLPFLIIDLVVAAVLMSMGMMMVPPAIVSLPFKLSFFVIADGWRLVSEALVRSYM; encoded by the coding sequence ATGTTATTCAGGTTTTTCATAGTGACTGCTATTATTGCGGCAGGGCTTGCGCTGTCGGGCACAAGTGCCTTCGCACAAGAGGTGACGTTCAGCTTCGGCGATGATGGATCGCTGGCGGTGCGCAGTGTTCAGCTGATCGTGGTGCTGACGCTGCTTAGTCTGGTTCCCGGTATTCTGGTGATGGTCACCTGTTTTCCATTCATTGTGACGGTTCTGGCAATTCTGCGTCAGGCGCTGGGCCTGATGCAGTCGCCGCCCAATATGCTGATCGTATCGCTTGCGTTGTTTCTGACCTATTTTGTGATGGAGCCGGTATTTGTCGCGGCGTGGCAGGGCGGCATTGTGCCCCTGAATGACGGCGATATCGGGCTGGAGGACGCATTTTTGCGTGTGGCCGATCCGTTTCGCCAGTTCATGGCCGCGCGTGTGGACGGTGCAACCTATGACAGTCTGGCCAGCCTGCGCCCGGCCGCTGCCGTGGATCTGTCCGCAGATGCGCCCTTGTCGGTGCTGGTGCCTGCTTTCATGCTGAGTGAGGTTGCGCGCGCCTTTCAGATCGGCTTTCTGATCTTCTTGCCATTTCTGATCATCGATCTGGTTGTCGCGGCGGTTCTGATGTCGATGGGAATGATGATGGTGCCGCCTGCGATTGTGTCCTTGCCGTTCAAGCTGTCGTTTTTTGTTATTGCCGACGGTTGGCGGCTGGTATCGGAGGCGTTGGTGCGAAGTTACATGTAA
- the fliL gene encoding flagellar basal body-associated protein FliL codes for MTTATDTPASDGTDPSRKSRRGPIIIGLTGALLLGGGAFFAVYSGMILAPSEQGKKSAAIAQDFAFIPIERITISLAPGSTSRHLQFAGQIEVEATSRTEIERLQPRFIDVINMYLRAVDPRDLAEPASLIRLRAQILRRLQTVAGQGHIRDFLITEFVLS; via the coding sequence ATGACCACAGCCACAGACACACCAGCCAGTGACGGAACAGACCCCTCCAGAAAGTCGCGAAGGGGGCCAATCATTATTGGCCTGACAGGCGCATTATTGCTGGGGGGGGGGGCGTTTTTCGCGGTCTATTCAGGCATGATTCTGGCCCCATCGGAGCAAGGCAAAAAGTCTGCTGCCATCGCGCAGGATTTTGCATTCATCCCGATTGAGCGAATCACCATAAGCTTGGCGCCGGGGTCAACATCGCGGCATTTGCAGTTCGCGGGTCAAATCGAAGTGGAAGCAACGTCGCGCACCGAGATTGAGCGACTTCAGCCCCGGTTTATTGACGTCATCAACATGTATCTGCGCGCGGTCGATCCGCGCGATCTGGCTGAACCGGCCTCGCTGATCCGGCTGCGCGCCCAGATCTTGCGGCGGCTGCAAACTGTCGCGGGCCAAGGGCATATTCGCGATTTCCTGATCACTGAATTTGTACTTAGCTAA
- a CDS encoding HNH endonuclease, translating into MDGDFRTDFVRDPVCLRNFPALVLNADYRPLSYYPLSLWPWQDAVKAVFLDRVDILAEYDQVVRSQRMEIRVPSVVVLRDFVKPRKRVAFTRFNLFLRDEFSCQYCGARNDLTFDHVVPRKLGGVTSWENVVAACAPCNLAKGSKTLRDSGLKLRQTPYRPDAETLRNLGRRFPPNHLHDSWLDYLYWDTELEA; encoded by the coding sequence ATGGATGGTGATTTCAGAACTGATTTTGTGCGTGATCCGGTGTGCCTGCGGAATTTCCCGGCATTGGTGCTGAATGCAGATTACAGGCCGCTGTCCTATTACCCCTTGTCGCTATGGCCGTGGCAGGATGCTGTAAAGGCGGTGTTTCTGGACCGCGTCGACATTCTGGCCGAATACGATCAGGTTGTGCGCAGCCAGCGCATGGAAATTCGGGTGCCGTCGGTGGTCGTGCTGCGCGATTTTGTCAAACCCCGCAAGCGTGTCGCCTTCACACGGTTCAACCTGTTCCTGCGCGATGAATTTTCATGCCAGTATTGCGGCGCGCGCAATGACCTGACATTCGACCATGTTGTGCCGCGCAAACTGGGTGGGGTGACAAGCTGGGAAAATGTGGTCGCGGCCTGCGCACCCTGCAATCTGGCGAAAGGGTCCAAAACCTTGCGGGACTCAGGGCTGAAGCTGCGCCAGACACCTTACCGCCCCGATGCCGAAACCCTGCGCAACCTTGGCCGCCGTTTTCCGCCGAACCATTTGCACGACAGTTGGCTGGATTACCTGTATTGGGACACCGAGCTGGAGGCCTGA
- the fliF gene encoding flagellar basal-body MS-ring/collar protein FliF, translating to MQKIQSLWSALDTTKRVMIIGAAVLMFAAIMGLARLASSPGMSLLYAGLEDAASGEVIQMLDTRGIRYDVRGDAIFVPSAQRDETRLMLAAAGLPANSHSGYELLDSLSGFGTTSQMFDAAYWRAREGELARTISASPHIRSARVHISQGANSAFRREIAPSASVTVTTTSGMLNPAQARAIRFLVASAIAGMQPEDVSVIDGAGGLVYGPETESLPNGSASDREADMRRRVERLLEAHVGYGRAVVELSVETVTDRETIQERLVDPDTRVAISTDTEESEINSTDSRGQGVTVASNLPDGDAAGADGSAQNRESQTRQRTNFDVSETRREIERVPGAIRRLTVAVLIDGITDTDADGVATWRPRNADELEGLYELVASAVGYDESRGDVITLRSLAFEPVAALGTEASSGLFSASNLDIMTLLKWVFALIALVVLAIFVLRPILRAATQSANVQGLADFDTDAPPALMGGGGGFPEMNMPLALDFPAMGGGGEAYGGSDDPVARLRELIAERQQESVEVLRHWMDDTSNSAKGK from the coding sequence GTGCAGAAGATTCAGTCGCTCTGGTCCGCACTGGACACGACGAAACGCGTCATGATTATCGGGGCCGCCGTTTTGATGTTCGCGGCCATCATGGGACTGGCACGGCTTGCATCCAGCCCCGGAATGTCACTGCTGTATGCAGGGCTGGAAGATGCGGCGTCCGGTGAAGTGATCCAGATGCTCGATACCCGCGGCATTCGCTATGATGTGCGCGGGGATGCGATTTTCGTGCCCTCCGCGCAGCGCGATGAGACGCGGCTGATGCTGGCGGCCGCAGGTTTGCCCGCCAATTCCCATTCCGGCTATGAATTGCTGGATTCGCTGTCCGGCTTTGGCACCACATCCCAGATGTTTGATGCCGCTTACTGGCGCGCGCGCGAAGGGGAACTTGCGCGCACCATATCGGCAAGCCCGCATATTCGTTCCGCGCGCGTGCATATTTCGCAAGGGGCGAATTCCGCGTTTCGGCGTGAAATCGCACCCAGTGCGTCGGTTACCGTGACAACCACCTCTGGTATGCTCAACCCTGCACAGGCGCGCGCGATCCGTTTTTTGGTGGCTTCGGCCATTGCCGGTATGCAGCCGGAGGATGTGTCGGTCATCGATGGCGCGGGCGGTCTGGTCTATGGTCCCGAAACCGAATCGCTCCCGAATGGCAGCGCTAGTGACCGTGAAGCCGACATGCGCCGCAGGGTGGAGCGACTGCTGGAAGCCCATGTCGGCTATGGCCGCGCCGTGGTCGAGTTGAGTGTCGAGACGGTGACCGACCGCGAGACGATTCAGGAACGACTGGTCGATCCTGATACGCGTGTCGCAATCAGCACCGACACCGAGGAAAGCGAAATAAACAGCACCGATTCGCGCGGGCAGGGCGTGACAGTTGCAAGCAATCTGCCCGATGGGGATGCGGCCGGGGCTGACGGCAGCGCGCAAAACCGCGAAAGCCAGACCCGCCAGCGCACCAATTTCGATGTGTCTGAAACCCGCCGCGAAATCGAGCGCGTTCCAGGCGCGATCCGGCGTTTGACCGTCGCGGTCTTGATCGACGGAATTACTGATACAGATGCGGATGGTGTCGCGACATGGCGCCCACGCAATGCGGACGAACTGGAAGGCCTGTACGAACTTGTGGCCTCCGCTGTAGGGTATGATGAGTCGCGCGGCGATGTCATAACCCTGCGCTCGCTTGCATTCGAACCCGTGGCCGCGCTGGGAACCGAGGCAAGCTCAGGTTTGTTTTCAGCCTCAAACCTGGACATCATGACATTGCTGAAATGGGTGTTTGCGCTGATTGCGCTGGTGGTTCTGGCCATCTTTGTGCTGCGCCCGATTCTGCGGGCCGCCACGCAATCCGCCAATGTGCAGGGCCTCGCGGATTTTGACACCGATGCGCCCCCTGCCTTGATGGGGGGTGGGGGTGGATTTCCGGAAATGAACATGCCGCTTGCCCTGGATTTTCCCGCAATGGGAGGAGGGGGCGAGGCATATGGCGGGTCGGACGACCCTGTCGCGCGATTGCGTGAACTGATTGCAGAACGCCAGCAAGAATCGGTCGAAGTGTTGCGCCACTGGATGGATGACACCAGCAATTCCGCGAAGGGGAAATAG
- the motA gene encoding flagellar motor stator protein MotA: MIAIVGIVIVFVMVFGGYLAAGGTMGIILKALPFEMAMIGGAAAGAFILGNNIATIKGTGRDISRVFKGPKWLAADYRDLLCLLFELIWLSRQNPVAIEEQIEAPSDSAIFLKYPKILADHDVVDLICDTLRAASMNYDDPHQVEEVLDKRLEAHKHHALHTSHAVQIVADALPALGIVAAVLGIIKTMGSIAEPPEILGKMIGGALTGTFLGVFLAYCFVGPIAGRMRDIVEEDDHFFQLIREVMIANLHAHPANICIEVGRQNTPHHQRPDFSELETAMRDLKKNVA, encoded by the coding sequence GTGATAGCAATTGTTGGCATCGTTATTGTCTTCGTCATGGTTTTCGGCGGGTATCTTGCCGCCGGGGGCACGATGGGAATTATCCTGAAGGCGCTACCATTCGAGATGGCAATGATTGGTGGCGCCGCCGCGGGGGCATTCATCCTTGGCAACAATATCGCAACTATAAAAGGCACCGGGCGGGACATTTCACGTGTGTTCAAGGGACCGAAATGGCTGGCGGCGGATTATCGCGATCTCTTGTGCCTGCTGTTTGAACTGATCTGGCTGTCACGGCAAAATCCTGTCGCAATCGAGGAACAGATCGAGGCTCCCTCTGACTCTGCCATCTTTCTGAAATACCCAAAAATTCTGGCGGATCATGATGTTGTGGACCTGATCTGTGACACCTTACGCGCGGCATCCATGAATTATGACGACCCCCACCAGGTTGAAGAAGTGCTTGATAAACGGCTCGAAGCGCACAAACATCATGCGCTGCACACCAGCCACGCGGTGCAAATTGTTGCAGACGCCCTGCCCGCACTGGGCATTGTGGCAGCGGTGCTGGGGATTATCAAAACCATGGGTTCAATTGCCGAGCCGCCGGAGATTCTGGGCAAGATGATCGGTGGGGCGCTGACTGGCACATTTCTGGGGGTTTTCCTGGCATATTGTTTCGTAGGGCCGATCGCGGGACGCATGCGAGACATTGTCGAAGAGGACGATCATTTTTTCCAACTGATCCGCGAAGTGATGATCGCCAATCTGCACGCCCATCCTGCCAATATCTGCATTGAAGTCGGGCGACAAAACACACCACATCACCAACGCCCGGATTTCAGCGAACTGGAAACCGCGATGCGGGACCTCAAGAAGAACGTAGCGTAA
- a CDS encoding FliM/FliN family flagellar motor switch protein: MEERELNTAILEQVPVEIAVSVGRARPMVRELMRLGRESVLPLDRRIDDPVELFIGDKLIARGVLEEMEGENAGFLGVRLTEIIDLKAAL, encoded by the coding sequence ATGGAAGAACGTGAGCTGAACACTGCGATACTGGAACAGGTGCCGGTTGAAATTGCCGTATCGGTGGGGCGCGCGCGGCCCATGGTGCGCGAGTTGATGCGACTGGGGCGTGAGTCGGTTTTGCCGCTGGACCGGCGCATCGACGACCCGGTAGAGCTGTTTATCGGCGACAAGCTTATCGCCCGCGGCGTGCTGGAGGAGATGGAGGGCGAGAATGCGGGGTTTCTGGGGGTGCGCCTGACAGAAATCATCGACCTGAAAGCGGCGCTTTAA
- a CDS encoding ZIP family metal transporter, with the protein MSDPTTLLVFLAATVTAVATGLGALPLVAMRNVTPRALAYGNALAAGLMLAATFSLISEGFEFSGFRTLIGLVLGLIGIWLAKRVLDTRTDVSIANVQGADGLKILLIMGVMTMHSAAEGVGVGVAYGSGRELGDFITIAIALHNVPEGLAIALIMVPRGASVGKAARWAILSSMPQPLLAVPAFLFVLSFAPFLPVGLGLAAGAMLWMIFSELLPDAREGVEHATTGVIVTLSFTVMMGLTLVLGG; encoded by the coding sequence GTGTCCGACCCAACCACCCTGCTGGTATTCCTTGCCGCCACCGTCACCGCAGTTGCGACCGGACTTGGCGCCTTGCCGCTTGTCGCGATGCGCAATGTCACCCCGCGTGCGCTGGCCTATGGCAACGCCCTCGCCGCAGGGCTGATGCTGGCCGCGACCTTCAGCCTGATTAGCGAAGGGTTTGAGTTTTCGGGCTTTCGCACGCTGATCGGGCTGGTTCTGGGATTAATCGGCATATGGCTGGCAAAACGGGTTCTGGACACGCGCACCGATGTCAGCATTGCCAATGTCCAAGGCGCGGACGGGCTGAAGATCCTGTTGATCATGGGGGTCATGACCATGCATTCCGCCGCCGAAGGTGTGGGGGTGGGCGTGGCCTATGGCAGCGGGCGGGAACTGGGCGATTTCATCACCATCGCAATTGCGCTGCATAACGTGCCCGAAGGGCTTGCCATCGCGCTGATCATGGTGCCGCGCGGCGCAAGTGTCGGCAAGGCGGCCCGGTGGGCAATCCTGTCATCTATGCCGCAGCCGCTACTGGCGGTCCCTGCCTTTTTGTTTGTGCTAAGTTTTGCGCCGTTTTTGCCAGTCGGTTTGGGGCTTGCCGCAGGGGCCATGCTTTGGATGATCTTCTCGGAACTTCTGCCAGACGCACGCGAGGGGGTGGAGCACGCGACAACCGGCGTCATTGTCACACTTTCTTTTACGGTGATGATGGGCCTGACACTTGTTCTGGGCGGATAG
- a CDS encoding SulP family inorganic anion transporter produces the protein MITLDAYRAQWFGNVRGDLIAGLVVALALIPEAIAFSIIAGVDPKVGLYASFSIAVLIAFTGGRPGMISAATAATAVLMVTLVRDHGLEYLLAATVLAGLLQIGAGILKLGFIMRYVSKSVMTGFVNALAILIFLAQLPELDPRDVSWITYVLVAAGLGIIYGLPLLTKAIPSPLVTIVVLTIVAIVLGLDVRTVGDMGELPDTLPVFLIPDIPLTFETLMIILPYSVAVAVVGLLESLMTQNIVDDLTDTKSNRDQECIGQGISNTATGFIGGMAGCAMIGQSIINVKSGGRGRLSSFAAGVYLLFMILVLGDLVSRIPMAALVAVMIMVAIGTFSWSSIKALKVHPRSSSIVMIATVVTVVYTHNLAIGVLVGVLLSGIFFAGKIAQLFTMRTEISRDGRTRTYIVEGQLFYGSVEDFMNAFDFRETLDRVVIDVSRAHIWDISSVQALDMAILKFRRDGAEVDVIGMNEATETIVDKLAIHDKPGAMDKLMSH, from the coding sequence ATGATTACACTTGATGCTTACCGCGCACAGTGGTTCGGCAATGTGCGCGGCGATCTTATCGCCGGTCTTGTCGTGGCACTGGCCCTTATTCCCGAAGCAATTGCCTTCTCCATCATCGCGGGCGTTGACCCCAAAGTTGGGCTTTATGCCAGTTTCTCCATCGCGGTTCTGATTGCCTTTACCGGCGGCAGGCCGGGCATGATTTCGGCGGCCACGGCTGCGACAGCGGTGCTGATGGTCACGCTGGTGCGCGATCACGGGCTGGAATACCTGTTGGCGGCCACGGTGCTGGCGGGGCTGTTGCAGATTGGCGCAGGCATCCTGAAGCTGGGGTTCATCATGCGCTATGTGTCGAAATCGGTGATGACCGGCTTCGTTAATGCGCTGGCGATCCTGATCTTTCTGGCGCAACTGCCGGAACTGGACCCGCGCGACGTATCGTGGATCACTTATGTTCTGGTCGCAGCAGGGCTTGGCATCATCTACGGGCTGCCGCTTCTGACCAAGGCAATTCCGTCGCCGCTGGTGACGATTGTGGTGCTGACGATTGTGGCGATTGTGCTGGGGCTGGATGTGCGCACCGTTGGCGATATGGGCGAATTGCCCGACACGCTGCCGGTGTTTCTGATCCCCGATATTCCGCTGACTTTCGAGACACTGATGATCATTCTGCCCTATTCGGTGGCCGTCGCGGTTGTGGGCCTGCTGGAAAGCCTGATGACGCAGAATATCGTTGATGACCTGACCGACACCAAATCGAACCGCGATCAGGAATGCATCGGGCAGGGTATTTCCAACACCGCCACCGGCTTTATCGGTGGCATGGCGGGGTGCGCGATGATCGGGCAAAGCATCATCAACGTCAAATCCGGCGGGCGGGGGCGGTTGTCGTCTTTTGCAGCAGGGGTCTATCTGTTGTTCATGATCCTTGTGCTGGGTGATCTGGTCAGCCGGATTCCCATGGCCGCCCTTGTCGCGGTGATGATCATGGTGGCCATCGGCACATTCTCCTGGTCGTCGATCAAGGCGCTGAAGGTGCATCCGCGCTCCAGCTCCATCGTGATGATCGCGACTGTGGTGACGGTGGTGTATACCCATAACCTTGCCATCGGTGTGCTGGTCGGCGTGTTGTTGTCGGGCATTTTCTTTGCGGGCAAAATCGCGCAGCTGTTTACCATGCGCACGGAAATTTCGCGTGATGGCCGCACCCGCACCTATATCGTCGAGGGGCAGTTGTTCTATGGCTCGGTCGAGGATTTCATGAATGCCTTTGATTTCCGTGAAACGCTGGACCGTGTCGTCATTGATGTCAGCCGTGCGCATATCTGGGATATCTCTTCCGTTCAGGCGCTGGACATGGCAATCCTTAAATTCCGCCGTGACGGGGCCGAAGTTGACGTGATCGGCATGAATGAAGCGACAGAAACCATCGTTGACAAGCTTGCCATTCATGACAAGCCCGGCGCGATGGACAAGCTGATGTCGCATTGA
- a CDS encoding universal stress protein: MTDQPQKIVALIDGSVYSASVCEHAAWISQRTDAPVELLHVLGRRDAPEKTDLSGAIALGARSALLAELAELDAQRAKLISHRGRAILEDARAILDKAGVSEITTRLRQGDVVETVSEVEKDARVVMVGKRGEAADFAKGHLGSNLERIIRASTKPVFVASRAFKPIEKVLVAYDGGVSSMKAVDHIARSPLFQGLSVHVVTVGTATAEVKKGLDDAKALLKAAGINAETSVIAGQPETALGKLVDEAGFDMLVMGAYGHSRIRSLIIGSTTTEMIRSCKVPVVLMR, from the coding sequence ATGACTGACCAACCACAGAAAATCGTGGCCCTTATTGATGGGTCTGTCTATTCGGCCAGCGTGTGCGAACATGCCGCGTGGATTTCACAGCGCACGGATGCGCCTGTCGAATTGCTGCATGTGCTGGGCCGCCGTGACGCGCCGGAAAAGACGGACCTGTCCGGCGCCATCGCCCTTGGCGCGCGCTCGGCCCTGCTGGCCGAACTGGCCGAACTGGATGCACAACGCGCCAAACTGATCAGCCACCGCGGCCGCGCCATACTGGAAGATGCGCGCGCCATTCTGGACAAGGCGGGTGTCAGCGAAATTACAACCCGCTTGCGTCAGGGCGATGTGGTCGAAACGGTCAGCGAGGTCGAAAAGGATGCCCGCGTTGTCATGGTCGGCAAACGTGGCGAAGCGGCGGATTTTGCCAAGGGCCATCTGGGGTCCAATCTGGAACGCATTATCCGTGCCAGCACCAAGCCTGTCTTTGTCGCCTCGCGCGCGTTCAAGCCCATCGAAAAGGTGCTGGTGGCTTATGATGGCGGCGTATCGTCCATGAAGGCCGTTGATCACATCGCCCGCAGCCCGCTGTTTCAGGGGCTTTCGGTGCATGTTGTCACTGTGGGCACTGCCACCGCAGAGGTCAAGAAAGGGCTGGACGACGCAAAAGCGCTGCTGAAGGCCGCAGGGATCAACGCGGAAACATCTGTCATTGCGGGCCAGCCGGAAACAGCCCTTGGCAAACTGGTGGACGAGGCGGGCTTTGATATGCTGGTCATGGGCGCTTACGGCCATTCGCGCATCCGCAGTCTGATCATCGGGTCCACCACCACGGAAATGATCCGCTCGTGCAAGGTGCCCGTGGTGCTGATGCGCTGA
- a CDS encoding class I SAM-dependent methyltransferase yields MTGRAEFAPPSSPDPDGCPVCAAKQPQVFLSVGGQDYFRCLSCEARFLAPQHRLSREDEYAHYLHHENHADDPRYRRFLRKLADPLLERLSPASHGLDYGCGPGPALAEILRAAGHNVALFDPFFAPDPAPLSSVYDFVTCTETAEHFHTPRAEFARLRGLVRPGGWMGVMTCFQTEDARFATWHYRKDPTHVVFYREATFHYLAQLWGWTCHVPVKDVVLMQRPVSR; encoded by the coding sequence ATGACGGGGCGTGCGGAATTCGCTCCGCCATCATCGCCCGACCCCGACGGTTGCCCGGTCTGCGCAGCCAAACAGCCCCAAGTGTTCCTGTCTGTCGGGGGGCAGGACTATTTCCGGTGCCTGTCATGCGAAGCGCGATTTCTGGCGCCACAACACAGGCTGTCACGCGAGGACGAATACGCCCACTACCTGCACCACGAAAACCATGCCGACGACCCGCGCTATCGCCGTTTTCTGCGCAAACTGGCCGACCCGTTGCTTGAACGGCTTTCACCGGCATCGCATGGGCTGGATTATGGCTGTGGGCCTGGTCCTGCGCTTGCGGAAATCCTGCGCGCGGCCGGCCACAACGTGGCGCTGTTCGATCCGTTTTTTGCCCCTGATCCGGCGCCCTTGTCGTCAGTGTATGATTTCGTGACCTGCACCGAGACGGCCGAGCATTTCCATACCCCCCGCGCCGAATTTGCCCGCTTGCGCGGGCTTGTACGCCCCGGTGGCTGGATGGGCGTGATGACATGTTTCCAGACCGAGGATGCCCGCTTTGCGACATGGCATTACCGTAAGGACCCGACACATGTGGTGTTTTACCGCGAGGCAACATTTCACTATCTGGCGCAGCTTTGGGGGTGGACATGTCATGTGCCGGTCAAAGATGTGGTCTTGATGCAACGCCCTGTTTCGCGGTAG